A genomic segment from Spinacia oleracea cultivar Varoflay chromosome 3, BTI_SOV_V1, whole genome shotgun sequence encodes:
- the LOC110779165 gene encoding protein DETOXIFICATION 19, with product MRGNGRKWLEKVVNVKEAKEQILFSLPMIMTNVFYNLISMVSVMFAGHLGQLQLAGSTLANSWAIVTGFAFMVGLSGALETLCGQGFGANMHKMLGIYLQASCLISFVFSVLISVLWWFTEPILNLLHQNPDISKEAALYIRFLIPGIFAFGLLQNILRFLQTQSVVFPLVIFSLVPLLLHCGLNYLLVHFTTFGYKGAALATSLTFWLSVILLMIYVSCSKKFEHTWKGLSKESFLHVFANLKLALPSAAMVCLEFWAFEILVLLAGLMPNSKTTTSLIAICVNTETIAYMVTYGLSAAASTRVSNELGAGQVNQAKVAMCVTLKLSILLAAVVILALGLGHDIWAGFFSGDASIIKAFASMTPLLCISIFLDSIQGILSGVCRGCGWQHLAMFVNLGTFYLIGMPIACIVAFKLHLYAKGLWIGLICGLVIQSSSLFLITRLHKWKALEVSSNGNENSIP from the exons ATGAGAGGAAATGGAAGGAAATGGTTGGAGAAGGTTGTGAATGTGAAGGAAGCCAAGGAGCAAATATTGTTCTCACTGCCAATGATAATGACCAATGTCTTCTACAATCTAATTTCAATGGTCTCAGTTATGTTCGCCGGTCATCTTGGCCAACTACAACTAGCTGGCTCTACTCTTGCCAATTCTTGGGCTATTGTCACTGGTTTTGCTTTCATG GTTGGGCTGAGTGGTGCACTTGAGACATTATGTGGGCAGGGGTTTGGTGCAAACATGCACAAAATGCTAGGGATTTATCTCCAAGCATCATGCTTAATTTCATTCGTGTTCTCTGTTTTAATATCCGTATTATGGTGGTTTACAGAACCTATTTTAAACTTACTCCATCAAAACCCAGATATTTCAAAAGAAGCAGCACTTTACATTAGATTTCTAATACCAGGAATTTTTGCATTTGGCCTTTTACAAAACATATTAAGATTCCTCCAAACACAGTCTGTTGTTTTTCCCTTAGTTATATTCTCACTTGTTCCATTGCTCTTGCATTGTGGCCTTAACTATTTGCTGGTTCATTTCACGACCTTTGGTTATAAAGGCGCGGCATTGGCTACTTCACTCACGTTTTGGTTATCGGTTATACTTTTGATGATTTACGTGAGTTGCTCGAAAAAATTCGAGCATACATGGAAAGGGTTATCAAAGGAATCATTCCTTCATGTCTTTGCCAACTTGAAGTTGGCATTGCCTTCTGCTGCTATGGTTTG TTTGGAGTTCTGGGCATTTGAAATTTTGGTGTTATTGGCTGGTCTCATGCCAAATTCCAAAACAACTACTTCTCTCATTGCAATCTG CGTAAATACAGAAACAATTGCTTATATGGTTACTTACGGCTTGAGTGCTGCAGCAAG TACAAGAGTTTCAAATGAACTCGGAGCTGGACAAGTGAATCAAGCAAAGGTTGCAATGTGTGTAACATTAAAGTTGTCAATTCTCCTAGCAGCTGTTGTTATTCTTGCTTTAGGTTTGGGGCATGATATTTGGGCAGGCTTCTTCAGTGGAGATGCTAGTATAATCAAAGCATTTGCTTCTATGACTCCTCTACTCTGTATTTCAATATTCTTGGACTCGATTCAAGGCATATTATCAG GGGTATGCAGGGGATGTGGTTGGCAGCATTTAGCAATGTTCGTAAATTTGGGAACATTTTATCTCATTGGTATGCCCATTGCATGTATAGTTGCCTTCAAGCTTCATTTGTATGCCAAG GGTCTTTGGATTGGCTTAATCTGCGGCCTCGTCATTCAATCTAGTTCGCTCTTTCTGATTACCCGACTCCATAAATGGAAAGCACTTGAGGTTTCTTCTAATGGCAACGAAAATTCGATTCCATAA
- the LOC110779164 gene encoding cytochrome P450 81Q32-like: MMTIFLIILSITILMAASHFIGHVVRKFRNLPPSPFSFPILGHLHHLKDPLHRTLSKTSDRVGPVTLLYFGQRRVLHVSSPLAADECLRQNDVVFANRPRLLTGDIFGYNCKTLIWAPYGNLWRNLRRISTVHIFSLPSLQLSSGIRSEEVKSLVRGISQESERENGTVEIGEALFGMTQKVMMRVLAKEGYKGEEAKRFRAVVEEIMRVEGSSTIVDVFPWLRFFGVKWRLKEKFRGLVEEKEKFLDDLLEKNKLSFSSKSNGLKKTLIQVLWSLQKSEPEFYSDEMIKGLLQVLLLAGTDTSAGTIEWALSLMLNNPLILKKAQHEIASQVGYDRLIEESDLSYLPYLRCIVYETLRLYPAAPLLVPHESSKMCVVGGYTIPRGTMLLVNVWAIHNSPDYWAEPEEFRPERFEGVEKDDEQIKYKFMPFGLGRRACPGEGMAMRMVGLTLGSLLQCFEWKRPGHELVDMNVKNGLSMPKAKPLRANCLPNKTMVHLITQIS; the protein is encoded by the exons ATGATGACCATTTTCCTCATAATACTCTCCATTACCATTTTAATGGCGGCCTCCCATTTCATCGGACATGTGGTGCGTAAATTCCGAAACCTCCCACCTAGCCCGTTTTCGTTCCCCATTCTCGGCCACCTCCACCACCTCAAAGACCCACTACATCGAACTTTATCAAAAACCTCTGATAGGGTGGGCCCGGTTACTCTCCTCTACTTTGGACAACGACGGGTACTCCACGTCAGCTCACCATTGGCGGCCGATGAGTGCCTGCGTCAAAACGACGTCGTTTTTGCCAACCGCCCCCGCCTTCTAACCGGTGATATATTCGGGTATAATTGCAAAACTCTAATATGGGCACCCTACGGAAATCTATGGCGAAATCTACGGCGAATCTCCACCGTCCATATATTCTCTCTCCCTTCACTGCAACTCTCCTCGGGAATACGATCAGAGGAGGTGAAGTCCCTGGTTAGAGGGATCAGTCAAGAAtcggagagagaaaatggaacAGTGGAAATCGGGGAGGCTCTGTTTGGGATGACTCAGAAAGTAATGATGAGGGTTTTGGCAAAGGAAGGGTATAAAGGagaggaagcgaagaggtttagGGCGGTAGTGGAGGAGATAATGAGGGTTGAAGGGAGTTCCACCATTGTTGATGTGTTTCCATGGTTGAGGTTTTTTGGGGTGAAGTGGAGATTGAAGGAGAAATTCAGGGGTTTGGTTGAAGAGAAGGAGAAGTTTCTGGATGATTTGCTAGAGAAAAACAAACTATCTTTTAGTTCAAAATCGAATGGGTTGAAGAAGACATTAATTCAGGTTTTGTGGTCATTGCAGAAGTCGGAGCCTGAGTTTTACAGTGATGAAATGATCAAAGGCCTTCTACAA GTATTGCTATTGGCGGGAACGGACACTTCAGCAGGGACTATCGAGTGGGCGTTATCACTAATGCTCAACAACCCACTGATTCTCAAGAAAGCACAACATGAGATTGCTTCACAAGTAGGATATGATCGACTTATTGAAGAATCAGATTTGAGCTATTTACCTTATTTACGTTGCATTGTATACGAGACTCTAAGGTTATACCCTGCAGCTCCACTTCTAGTCCCTCACGAGTCATCAAAGATGTGTGTGGTCGGGGGATATACAATTCCACGTGGCACTATGCTATTGGTGAATGTTTGGGCTATTCATAACAGCCCAGACTACTGGGCCGAGCCTGAAGAGTTCAGGCCCGAGAGGTTTGAAGGGGTGGAGAAGGATGACGAGCAGATAAAGTATAAATTCATGCCTTTTGGGTTAGGAAGGAGAGCTTGCCCTGGAGAGGGCATGGCTATGCGGATGGTTGGGCTTACGTTGGGGTCACTACTACAGTGttttgagtggaaaagaccGGGTCATGAGTTAGTTGACATGAATGTCAAGAATGGGCTTAGTATGCCCAAAGCAAAACCCCTTCGGGCCAACTGCCTGCCTAATAAAACCATGGTCCACCTCATCACACAAATTTCATAA
- the LOC110779166 gene encoding uncharacterized protein, with product MRFPLLRRNYHHPQLPKLSFMASNTTQDPRPPPPPPSQEENLDDLICSSGTTLPEGREEKANENGNTLGQPNGYLSGEARIERAWAHWKKLGRPKLIVAPMVDCSELPFRMLCRKYGAQGAYTPMLHSRIFSETEKYRSAEFTTCQEDRPLFVQFCANDPDVLLEAARMVEPFCDYVDINLGCPQRIARRGNYGAFLMEKLPIVKSLVEKLAQNLEVPVSCKIRIFPNLQDTINYAKMLEEAGCSLLAVHGRTRDQKDQRKIRADWSAIREVKNAVRIPVLANGNIRHIDDVHSCLEATGAEGVLSADALLENPALFAGFRTPEWVDEGEESCKDGNIDQADLLVEYLRLCEKYPVPWRIVRAHVHKMLGEWFRLQPEVREDLNAQSTLTFEFLYGLVDRLREQGVKIPLYLKDSTNTVTRDPNSS from the exons ATGAGATTCCCCCTCCTCCGCCGCAACTACCATCACCCCCAACTGCCAAAACTGTCATTCATGGCTTCTAACACTACTCAAGACCCAAgaccaccaccgccgccgccgTCCCAAGAAGAAAACCTTGACGACCTCATCTGTTCGTCCGGCACAACACTTCCTGAAGGGAGAGAAGAGAAGGCGAATGAAAACGGAAACACTTTGGGTCAGCCAAATGGGTACTTAAGCGGGGAGGCCCGAATAGAGAGGGCTTGGGCCCACTGGAAGAAATTAGGTCGGCCTAAATTGATAGTTGCTCCCATGGTGGATTGTTCTGAGCTTCCTTTTAGGATGCTTTGTCGCAAGTATGGTGCACAGGGTGCTTATACGCCAATGTTGCATTCTAGAATCTTCTCTGAGACTGAGAAGTATCGCTCTGCTGAGTTCACCACCTGCCAG GAGGACCGGCCGTTGTTTGTCCAGTTCTGTGCAAATGATCCAGATGTTTTACTTGAAGCAGCTCGAATGGTGGAACCATTTTGTGACTACGTTGATATCAATTTGGG CTGTCCTCAGCGTATTGCTCGAAGAGGTAATTATGGAGCCTTTTTGATGGAGAAGCTCCCTATTGTTAAATCTTTAGTGGAAAAACTGGCTCAAAACCTCGAGGTACCCGTTTCTTGCAAAATCAGAATCTTCCCAAATCTACAAGATACAATTAACTATGCAAAAATGTTGGAGGAAGCCGGGTGCTCTCTTCTAGCTGTTCATGGCCGAACTAGAGATCAGAAGGACCAAAGGAAAATTCGGGCCGACTGGAGTGCTATTAGGGAGGTTAAAAATGCAGTCAGGATTCCAGTTCTTGCAAATGGGAACATTAGACACATAGATGATGTTCACAGCTGTTTGGAGGCAACTGGTGCAGAAGGGGTACTCTCAGCTGATGCTCTCCTTGAAAACCCAGCCCTCTTTGCTGGGTTTCGGACCCCTGAATGGGTAGATGAAGGTGAAGAAAGTTGTAAAGACGGAAATATAGACCAAGCAGATCTGCTAGTTGAATATTTAAGACTTTGTGAAAAGTACCCCGTGCCATGGAGAATTGTTCGGGCCCACGTCCACAAGATGCTCGGGGAGTGGTTTCGGTTGCAACCGGAAGTGAGAGAAGATCTAAATGCACAATCGACACTTACATTTGAGTTCCTCTATGGCTTGGTGGATCGGCTTAGAGAGCAAGGTGTTAAGATTCCGCTTTATTTGAAGGACAGTACTAATACCGTAACACGTGATccaaattcatcataa
- the LOC110779163 gene encoding uncharacterized protein isoform X1 produces the protein MDVRDAIDMNKLQNPPKSKKKTKMPKEKKETTGRSSEEQKIGNAKQPDMKETGKYEIEKEIEAEKQIDTFQEQPQRLILKFKRRPTKSQPEVQKVLSEGDGKACTTSETEVQKPLSEGDKKSSSKSQPEVQKTSSEIDQEESSKSLVQRKIATKNRGNNLLKQLLAKSIKQNNKKRLHKW, from the exons atggaTGTTCGTGACGCAATTGAcatgaacaagcttcaaaatccACCGAAAAGCAAAAA AAAAACGAAGATGccgaaagaaaaaaaggaaac GACTGGAAGATCTAGTGAAGAGCAAAAAATCGGGAATGCAAAGCAACCAGACATGAAGGA AACTGGAAAATACGAAATTGAGAAGGAAATTGAAGCTGAAAAGCAAATAGACACATTCCA AGAACAACCACAAAGGTTAATACTCAAATTTAAGCGAAGACCAACTAAATCCCAGCCAGAGGTTCAGAAAGTATTAAG TGAAGGAGATGGGAAGGCATGTACAACTTCTGAGACAGAAGTTCAAAAACCATTGAG TGAAGGAGATAAGAAATCTTCATCAAAATCACAGCCTGAAGTTCAAAAAACATCAAG TGAAATAGATCAAGAAGAGTCTTCAAAATCTTTGGTACAAAGAAAGATTGCTACAAAAAATAG GGGCAACAACTTACTGAAACAACTTTTAGCAAAGAGCATAAAGCAGAACAACAAAAAAAGGCTGCACAAATGGTAG
- the LOC110779163 gene encoding uncharacterized protein isoform X2, with the protein MDVRDAIDMNKLQNPPKSKKKTKMPKEKKETTGRSSEEQKIGNAKQPDMKETGKYEIEKEIEAEKQIDTFQEQPQRLILKFKRRPTKSQPEVQKVLSEGDGKACTTSETEVQKPLSEGDKKSSSKSQPEVQKTSRGNNLLKQLLAKSIKQNNKKRLHKW; encoded by the exons atggaTGTTCGTGACGCAATTGAcatgaacaagcttcaaaatccACCGAAAAGCAAAAA AAAAACGAAGATGccgaaagaaaaaaaggaaac GACTGGAAGATCTAGTGAAGAGCAAAAAATCGGGAATGCAAAGCAACCAGACATGAAGGA AACTGGAAAATACGAAATTGAGAAGGAAATTGAAGCTGAAAAGCAAATAGACACATTCCA AGAACAACCACAAAGGTTAATACTCAAATTTAAGCGAAGACCAACTAAATCCCAGCCAGAGGTTCAGAAAGTATTAAG TGAAGGAGATGGGAAGGCATGTACAACTTCTGAGACAGAAGTTCAAAAACCATTGAG TGAAGGAGATAAGAAATCTTCATCAAAATCACAGCCTGAAGTTCAAAAAACATCAAG GGGCAACAACTTACTGAAACAACTTTTAGCAAAGAGCATAAAGCAGAACAACAAAAAAAGGCTGCACAAATGGTAG
- the LOC110779163 gene encoding uncharacterized protein isoform X3, producing the protein MDVRDAIDMNKLQNPPKSKKKTKMPKEKKETTGRSSEEQKIGNAKQPDMKETGKYEIEKEIEAEKQIDTFHEGDGKACTTSETEVQKPLSEGDKKSSSKSQPEVQKTSSEIDQEESSKSLVQRKIATKNRGNNLLKQLLAKSIKQNNKKRLHKW; encoded by the exons atggaTGTTCGTGACGCAATTGAcatgaacaagcttcaaaatccACCGAAAAGCAAAAA AAAAACGAAGATGccgaaagaaaaaaaggaaac GACTGGAAGATCTAGTGAAGAGCAAAAAATCGGGAATGCAAAGCAACCAGACATGAAGGA AACTGGAAAATACGAAATTGAGAAGGAAATTGAAGCTGAAAAGCAAATAGACACATTCCA TGAAGGAGATGGGAAGGCATGTACAACTTCTGAGACAGAAGTTCAAAAACCATTGAG TGAAGGAGATAAGAAATCTTCATCAAAATCACAGCCTGAAGTTCAAAAAACATCAAG TGAAATAGATCAAGAAGAGTCTTCAAAATCTTTGGTACAAAGAAAGATTGCTACAAAAAATAG GGGCAACAACTTACTGAAACAACTTTTAGCAAAGAGCATAAAGCAGAACAACAAAAAAAGGCTGCACAAATGGTAG
- the LOC110779163 gene encoding uncharacterized protein isoform X4, producing MDVRDAIDMNKLQNPPKSKKKTKMPKEKKETTGRSSEEQKIGNAKQPDMKETGKYEIEKEIEAEKQIDTFHEGDGKACTTSETEVQKPLSEGDKKSSSKSQPEVQKTSRGNNLLKQLLAKSIKQNNKKRLHKW from the exons atggaTGTTCGTGACGCAATTGAcatgaacaagcttcaaaatccACCGAAAAGCAAAAA AAAAACGAAGATGccgaaagaaaaaaaggaaac GACTGGAAGATCTAGTGAAGAGCAAAAAATCGGGAATGCAAAGCAACCAGACATGAAGGA AACTGGAAAATACGAAATTGAGAAGGAAATTGAAGCTGAAAAGCAAATAGACACATTCCA TGAAGGAGATGGGAAGGCATGTACAACTTCTGAGACAGAAGTTCAAAAACCATTGAG TGAAGGAGATAAGAAATCTTCATCAAAATCACAGCCTGAAGTTCAAAAAACATCAAG GGGCAACAACTTACTGAAACAACTTTTAGCAAAGAGCATAAAGCAGAACAACAAAAAAAGGCTGCACAAATGGTAG
- the LOC130470151 gene encoding uncharacterized protein, producing the protein MMPVTNVIEEEPAPEVRNEEDSAPQVIEKKVTPDGVEEQPAKNKTNESAEPQVLENTVAQQMVEEPAEPHTPTQSQVQQPVEAELSVGAEQSSLPSPKTPLNEVSISTLISSTKTDLKLDEIFEDKGEKEDEGEGNEKGDKGKRPQRIHKLPAAFSSPYLVKYRDLFKNLDTMHQSLADYVLSGQDNSEVLYFDGYNYINREDMKTLVDEAEVVDCVIDSWSKYLNAKGHKDKLFLSTVPYVSIIIDVI; encoded by the exons ATGATGCCTGTAACTAATGTAATTGAAGAGGAGCCTGCACCAGAAGTGAGAAATGAAGAGGATTCCGCACCACAAGTGATTGAGAAGAAGGTTACACCAGATGGGGTCGAGGAGCAGCCTGCAAAAAATAAGACAAATGAAAGTGCTGAACCACAAGTGCTTGAGAACACGGTTGCACAACAAATGGTTGAGGAGCCAGCAGAACCTCATACTCCTACACAGTCGCAGGTGCAACAACCAGTGGAAGCTGAACTATCTGTTGGTGCAGAACAATCTTCTCTTCCTTCACCAAAAACTCCATTGAATGAAGTCTCAATATCAACATTAATTTCAAGCACAAAAACAGATTTGAAATTGGACGAAATTTTTGAAGACAAAGGAGAAAAAGAAGATGAAGGAGAAGG AAATGAGAAAGGTGACAAAGGAAAAAGACCTCAAAGGATTCACAAACTACCGGCTGCCTTCTCTTCTCCATATTTGGTCAAGTATCGAGACTTGTTCAAAAATCTGGACACAATGCATCAAAGCCTAGCAGATTATGTCTTAAGTGGTCAGGACAACag TGAGGTTCTTTATTTTGATGGATACAACTACATCAATAGAGAGGACATGAAAACACTGGTTGATGAAGCGGAAGTGGTTGACTGTGTGATTGATTCATGGTCAAAGTATCTAAATGCAAAGGGCCATAAAGATAAACTCTTCCTTTCAACAGTTCCATATGTAAGTATAATAATTGATGTTAtttaa
- the LOC110792427 gene encoding protein FAR1-RELATED SEQUENCE 5-like gives MENSEALFESNSGILSTLMSELNKEVSLFVEGSESMLMVKEVKNEDEAYDLYNEYAFSKGFGIRVGKGRKRQNSEFYTMKRFLCSCEGVKDEKRKRTRSYARLDTRTGCTAFVQFSIGKDGVWTVVNHNMIHNHAMVPLNKRHLIRSQRKVSKEALYFMSTLKASGVKVSDTLRVLRKEVGGSPMVGFTASDAYNALSRAKANKLEGHDCHQLIKYFAQRNSSEEGFYYDFELSEEEGLLSFFWRDGRMKRDYDYFGDLLVFDTTYRTNKYDMICAPFVGMNHHSNNVMFGMGFVINEKTESFNWLFQTFLTSMGGNPPITIMTDQAPSIAAGIRNVFPDARHRLCTWHIGENSKKHIGQYRALDGFSDIFNYLLKYCETAAEFEYHWPRMLTHYKCVENPWLKNLYTIREMWCPAYSKNYWSGGVLSSQRCETTNKSVSHRLDKTQGLCDFYHVFLDVISDWRSKENGHDYRNWKGRPEVAAANCGILLHARKIYTIEAYVLFEEQFLKGMACSQEEIRGNTAIEKSYYVWRPKKDLIKHEVRFNQETFAVDCTCQYFTEMGFLCSHALRVYHVHCVPEIPNLYILKRWTKAAMCSHLVEDDGEKSNIVAASVWRAQTLRNFVKLVMSGQDSLQARAENLRKKGERNDRLKGTVEKIYNKAKGNWRRRKAKFTDATRFKAQSAVMELDEVGAPVIFSNSLNDSSDLVVDASFPKPPPKYFRRGAAVDKNVESSDKENNSTNETSNDSYVHGSTKTDACTKVKAPLATKAPSATKAPSATKATSATKAPSVNKAPSATKAPSAEKITQVGSKVQGPQVSLVTKPPLGTKGSHQSANDQAYLKFKYDAFLALFDESMAAEEAIKSQGFSNC, from the exons ATGGAAAATTCTGAAGCTCTTTTCGAATCTAATTCTGGAATTTTAAGTACATTGATGTCAGAAC TGAATAAGGAAGTAAGTCTTTTTGTTGAAGGGTCAGAATCTATGTTAATGGTGAAGGAAGTTAAAAATGAAGACGAAGCTTATGATTTGTATAATGAATATGCTTTTAGTAAAGGTTTTGGTATTAGGGTTGGGAAAGGTCGGAAGCGTCAAAACAGTGAATTTTATACTATGAAACGGTTCTTGTGTAGCTGCGAAGGGGTTAAAGATGAAAAAAGGAAGAGAACAAGGTCTTATGCTAGATTGGATACGCGTACTGGGTGTACTGCTTTTGTTCAGTTTTCTATTGGTAAAGATGGTGTATGGACGGTTGTGAATCATAATATGATTCATAATCATGCTATGgttcctctaaataagaggcaTTTGATAAGATCACAAAGGAAGGTTAGTAAGGAGGCTCTTTACTTTATGTCTACTTTAAAAGCTAGTGGTGTTAAAGTGTCTGATAccttgagggttttgaggaaagAAGTAGGCGGATCACCTATGGTCGGTTTTACAGCTAGTGATGCTTATAATGCTTTATCACGTGCAAAAGCTAATAAACTTGAAGGTCATGACTGTCATCAGTTAATCAAGTATTTTGCTCAGAGAAATTCCAGTGAAGAAGGTTTTTATTATGACTTTGAGCTTAGTGAAGAAGAGGGACTTTTAAGTTTCTTTTGGCGTGATGGTCGGATGAAGAGAGATTATGATTATTTTGGGGATTTATTGGTTTTTGATACTACTTATAGGACCAATAAATATGATATGATTTGTGCTCCTTTTGTTGGTATGAACCATCATTCTAATAATGTTATGTTTGGAATGGGTTTTGTTATCAATGAAAAAACCGAATCTTTTAATTGGCTTTTTCAAACTTTCCTTACATCCATGGGTGGAAATCCCCCAATAACCATTATGACAGACCAAGCTCCATCCATTGCTGCTGGGATAAGGAATGTTTTTCCAGATGCTAGACATAGATTATGTACGTGGCATATTGGGGAGAATTCAAAGAAGCATATTGGGCAGTATAGAGCTTTAGATGGTTTTTCTGACATATTCAATTATCTTCTGAAGTATTGTGAAACTGCTGCTGAGTTTGAATATCATTGGCCAag AATGTTGACTCACTATAAATGCGTTGAAAATCCATGGTTGAAGAATTTATATACAATTAGAGAGATGTGGTGTCCTGCTTATTCTAAGAATTATTGGTCTGGTGGTGTGTTATCATCACAGCGATGTGAAACTACCAACAAGTCAGTTTCCCATCGACTTGATAAGACACAAGGGTTATGTGATTTTTATCATGTTTTTTTGGATGTTATTTCTGATTGGAGGAGCAAAGAGAATGGTCATGACTACAGAAATTGGAAAGGTAGACCAGAAGTTGCAGCTGCAAATTGCGGAATTCTTCTTCATGCGAGAAAGATTTACACTATAGAAGCATATGTTTTGTTTGAAGAACAATTTCTTAAAGGGATGGCATGTTCTCAAGAAGAAATACGTGGAAACACAGCTATAGAGAAAAGTTATTATGTGTGGAGGCCTAAAAAAGACTTGATTAAACATGAAGTTCGGTTTAACCAAGAGACTTTTGCAGTGGATTGTACTTGTCAGTACTTTACTGAAATGGGTTTTTTATGTTCTCATGCGCTTCGTGTTTATCATGTGCATTGTGTCCCAGAGATTCCCAATCTTTATATATTGAAGAGGTGGACAAAAGCGGCTATGTGCAGTCATTTGGTTGAAGATGATGGTGAAAAGTCTAATATAGTTGCGGCTTCTGTTTGGAGGGCACAGACCCTTAGGAATTTTGTTAAGCTTGTTATGTCTGGTCAAGATTCTCTTCAAGCTAGGGCTGAG AATTTAAGGAAAAAAGGTGAGAGGAATGACAGATTGAAGGGTACAGTTGAGAAAATCTACAATAAAGCTAAAGGGAATTGGAGGAGGAGGAAAGCAAAATTTACAGATGCAACAAGGTTTAAGGCTCAATCTGCAGTCATg gagttggatgaagttggTGCTCCTGTGATTTTTTCTAATTCTCTTAATGACTCATCTGATCTAGTT GTTGATGCTTCTTTTCCGAAGCCACCtccaaaatattttagaagAGGTGCTGCTGTTGATAAAAATGTAGAATCATCGGACAAG gaaaacaattcaacaaatgAAACATCAAATGATTCATATGTTCATGGAAGTACTAAAACCGATGCATGTACAAAAGTTAAAGCACCATTGGCTACTAAAGCACCATCGGCTACTAAAGCACCATCGGCTACTAAAGCAACATCGGCTACTAAAGCACCATCGGTTAATAAAGCACCATCGGCTACTAAAGCACCATCG GCTGAAAAAATTACTCAAGTTGGATCTAAGGTTCAAGGACCTCAAGTTTCATTGGTTACTAAACCTCCGTTGGGTACTAAAGGATCTCATCAATCTGCTAATGATCAAGCTTATTTGAAATTTAAGTATGATGCTTTCTTAGCTCTTTTTGATGAATCAATGGCTGCTGAAGAAGCCATTAAAAGTCAAGGATTTAGTAACTGTTGA